Genomic segment of Edaphobacter bradus:
CGACAGCGCAGCCGCGGAAGAGGGCAGCGATGAGCAGCAGCGCGAGACCGGCAGCGTCGGGCTCAACCAGGGCGCGCGCCGCCACACCGGCACAGCGTACACCTTTTCGCAGGAGGCTGTGCGTGAGTTCCGCATCAGCTCGCAGGATGAGACTGCGCTCTACGGCCACGGCTCCGGTGGGATTATCACGACGGTCTCGCGCGGCGGCGCAAACACGCTGCACGGCACCGGCTTCTACAGCGCGCGCGAGAGCGCATGGGGAGCCACGAATCCCTTCTCCATCGCCACGCACTACAACAGAGGCGCGCCGGTGAGCGCGGCCGTCAAGCCGCACGATCTCCGCCAGCAGTTCGGCGGCAGTGTTGGCGGAGCTGCCATCCGTGACCGGCTCTTCTACTTCTACGCGTACGATCAGCGGCGGCGCAATTTTCCGGCGATCTCCTCACCCGCCGACCCAGCCTTCTTCTCGCTCACCGCAACCCAGAAGGCGCTGCTCGCCCACCGCGGCGTCAGCGCGGCGAAGACCGATGCGGCGCTGCGCTACCTCGACAGCCTCACCGGAACGCTCGCTCGCCGCAGCGGCCAGACGATCAACTTCGGCAAGCTCGACTGGCAAGCGAACGAAAGGCACCGGCTGAGCGCGCAGTATAACCGCGCACACTCGAGCTCGCCCGCTGGATTGCGAACCTCAGCTGTCGTCGATCGTGGCAGAGCGAGCTTTGGCAGCGCATACGCCAGCGTGGATGCGGGTCTCGTGCGTTGGCTGTGGGTCGCGTCACCTGCCGTGACGAATGAGCTGCGCGTCGCCTACGGGCACGAGCTGCAGTACCAGCTTCCGCAACCGCCGCTGCCGCAGGAGCCGGCGATTGGCCCCGGAGGCTACGCGCCTGAGGTGTCGATTGGCCCGCAGGGGTTCATCTTCGGCACGCCCGCTGCGCTGGGCCGCAAAGCCTTCCCCGAGGAGAGCAGGCTGCAGGCCGCCGATCTCGTCTCGTGGGCGCACGGACGGCATCTCGTGCAGGCGGGTTTCGACTTCAGCGCCGTGCATGATCGCATCGACGCGCTCAACAACACCGAGGGGACCTTCCACTACGACAGCGGGACAACCAGCGGGCACGCCGGGGGCCTGGTCGACTGGATCACCGACTACACGTTCAACGTCAATGCGTATCCCAGCGGCGGTTGTCCGTCGATCCACGCGCCGGTGCATGAGTTCTGCTTTCGTTCCTACACGCAGAGCTTCGGGCAGCCGGAGGTCTCGTTCGGCACGCAGGAGTGGGCCGCGTTTGTGCAGGACAACTGGCGCGTTCGCCCTTCGCTCACGCTCAACCTCGGGCTTCGCTACGAGTACGAGCTCGAGCCACTGCCGCAGCAGCCCAACGCAGCGCTGGACGCCGTCTTTAGTCACGTGGGAGCGACGAGCGTCTTTCCCGAGGACCGCAACAATATCGGGCCGCGCGTGGGCGTCGCGTGGGAGCCGCTCGGCTCAGGCCATGGCGTTGTGCGCGCCGCCTATGGGGTTTACTACGGAATTCTGCCGGGAGCGACCATCGAGAGCGCGCTGGCGAACACCGCGACCGGGTCCTCGACCACCCACGTACGAATTACGCCTTCCACGGTTACATACTGTCCGCAGGCGGTGAGCCAGGGCTTTGGATATGCGTGCTCCTATGTCACGACTCCGCCGGCAGCGGTCGGCCTGACGACGACGGCGACGGTCTTCGATCGCAGATTTCGCCTGCCGATGGTCGAGCAGGGCAGCCTCTCGGTCGAGCGCGAGGTGGGCGCGGGAGTTGTGGCGAGCGCGGCGTATCTCGTCAACCTCGACCGGCAGCTTCCCAACTCGGTCGATATCAACATCGCTCCGTCTACGGCGACCAGAGTCTTTCAACTGCAGGGCGGAACCGGCGCGGTGGGCGTGCGGGACGGCGAGAGGTTTGTGCTGCCGGTCTACACGCAGCGCATCAGCGCGAACTATGGGCCGGTGACGGACATCGTCTCGAACACCAACGCGAGCTACAACGCGCTCTCGCTTGAGGCGCGGCGCAGGAGCCGCGGCGGGCTCGACTTCCGCGCCTCATGGACGTGGGCCAAAGCTATCGACTACGGCCAGAGCAGCAGCGCTGCGCCGCGAATCAACAACCAGACCGACCCGTTCAGCGTCGCGTACGACAAGGGGCTCTCGCGGCTCAATTTTCCTCACAAGCTCGTCGCCAGCGCTGTGTGGACGCCACGTCTCCGCGTGCCAGAACTGTGGCTGCAGCGCGCGGGCAGCGGTTGGAGCATCGCAGGCATCTTCACCGAGCGGAGCGGCCGGCCTTACAGCTACGAGATCTTCGGCGGCACTCGGCTCAGCGGCGGCCGCGAGAGCATCAACGGGTCGGGCGGCGCGGTCTACCTTCCCACCGTTGGACGCGACACGCTGCGTCTGCCCGATACGGCGAACCTTGACCTCCGGCTCAGCCGCACCGTTCCGATGACTGAGCACGTCCATGCGCGGGCCTTCGCGGAGGTCTTCAACGTGGCCAATCACGTCAACTACTCCGGCATCGTGCAGCGTGCGTTTCTCGTCGGCACTCCGGTGGCCGGGGTCACGCCGCTGATCTTTCAGGATGCTGCGGCGATAGCGACCGAAGGGCTCAATCAGCAGCCCTTCGGGACCTTCACCGCGGCCTCGGCGGGCAGTTCCGGCGAGCGACAGGTGCAGGTGGGGCTGAGGGTTGAGTTTTAGGGGTGCCCCGCCCTACCGGTTTTCGTGCAAAATCTTCAATCGATTAGGCTTAGGTCCGGACTTGCATGGTAAAGTCTTCTATCGAAATAACTTATTGGTAAAGTATTCTATTCAAATGGTTTACGGACAAAATAGAAGAGGCCTAGGATTCCCAGGCCTTACCTACTTCTATTGTACCAACTTGGGGAAACTGGTCTGCCATGCGTAAGTTGCTTGATTTGTGATGCTTAGTGGGATTTGGGGCTTGACAAGGTTTTCTGGGGACGATGGTCGCGTGGTAGGGTGCAGTTAGTCCCGATGCCTCACTGGAAGCTCACCCTCGCCTACGACGGCACTCCTTATAACGGATGGCAGATACAGCCGAACCTCCCTACCGTGCAGGGCACTCTGGCGCGTGTGATCCAGCAGATCACCGGCGAGCATGTGCTGCCGCAGGGGTCGGGCCGTACGGATACGGGTGTGCATGCGCTGGGGCAGGTGGCGTCGGTCACGCTGGCGTCGCCGATTCCGGGGTCGAACCTGCAGCGAGCGCTGAATCATTCTTTGCCGCCGAGCATTCGGGTGGTTCGGGTTGAAGAGGTGGGCGAGGATTTTCATGCGCGGCACAGTGCGGTGCGCAAAACGTATGAATACCGGATTGCGACGCAGGCGATCTGTCCGCCGACGCTCGCTCCTTATGTGTGGAACTGTACGTGGCCGCTCGATCTGGCGGCGATGAATGAAGGAGCGGCGCACGTTGTGGGGACGCATGACTTTACTTCGTTTGCCGCGACGGACCCTGATCTGGCGGCGCGTGATAATGGCGAAGATTCAGACGAGGATGATCTTGGCGACGCGGGCGACTCGTCGGTGATGGTGAAGACGGCGGTGAGGACGATTCATCGCTCCGGCTGGCATCGCGATGGCGAACTGCTGGTGTATCGGGTGACGGGGTCGGGGTTTCTGCACCACATGGTGCGGAATCTTGTGGGGACGTTTGTGGACGTGGGGCGCGGTAGGACGCCGGCGGGGGCGGTTCCGGCGATTCTGGCGGCGCGGAGCAGGCCGGCGGCTGGGCCTACGGCTCCTCCGCAGGGATTGTTTTTGTTGGATGTGGAGTATTAGGCGCTTTCCCTTGGACGACTTGGCGCCAATAGCATCGCGGGTCGCTTCGCCCTTCGGGCTTCGCTCCGGCCATCGGCAGAGTGGTAGCCGCCGCGCGGCGGCTTTTTCGGCATCCTTCGACTCCGCTCAGGACAGGCTCTAAAGCCGTGCCCTTAAGCAAGGCGTCAGTGGTGAAATCGTACTCCCAGCCTTCGCGATGAAACTGCGATGATGGGGCACCCGGGTCTTCGTGGCGAAATTGATACTGTTGGCGAATTCAATACCAATTGACGCAGGGAGAATAGAAGCATGAAGAGCGTTCTCGTTTTATTGGCCTTAGTAGCGTCATACATACAGGAGCCGCCGATAACCGGGCACCCCAGTCCGGCCTACGAGCGGAGCGGAGCGGTCCACCGCGAAATCGCTGAATCCTCGCCCTTCGCAAGGGAGGTAATCCAGCAGGTCGTTCCCAAGCCCGGCAACCAGTTCAAGATCTCCATCCGGGCCGTCATCCACAACATATCCAACCACGAGCTGGTCTACGTCAACCCCGCGCAGTTCTACGACGTGTTCAATATCAAGACCGGGGAACGCGCTCCCACCACAGCTGCCGGCTGCTATGGCAACTTCTTCCTCGACTGTTACACCCCCACGCTACCTCGAGGCATCCCGAGTACAGGGCCGCCGAAGGATGTAATCCCAGTTCACGGATCTATCGAAAATGTGAAAGCCGGGAACCTCGACATGTTCTATCAGCTCACTCCCGGCCCATACACCGTGGTCGGATATTATTGCGCCACGCAACGCGAAGGTCCGGAGTGCTTCAAGTCAAATAAGATCACCATCACTATTCCGGAACCCACGAAGTAAATCTTCCTCTCAGACAAGGCTGTAAGTGTTTCGGCGTATTGTCGATAAGTCCAGTTGCTTTGACAATAGTAATTTTCTTCGCAAAAGCGAACTGGTTCACCATCTCGGAAGCCTTGTCACCCCACGTAGCAAGCATCACTTCATTCAGCCAATACTCAACATAGAGTTGACCCTTCAAAGCGACGGTGCTGAGGTCGTTCCCTGTTTCGATGAAAGTCATCATCTCTGTACGGAACTGTGTCTCGATTTCTTTATGCTTTGTCCCATCTCGTCCACTCCGCATGACGCTCGACCGACCGCTTTTCTGCATTAGGCGAGAATAGACGAATTCAGCCGTGTACGAGGCGAAAGTGCTCTGCTGGATGCAGCGCGCAAATTAAATATTTCCACAGGATGAAAATAGGCATATTGTTGGGAAAACCCAGGGCTTGGGGGGTTACCGATATGCCATCTACTCACGATTTTGAGGAGCTATATGGTGTCACGGAAGAGCAGGCTCTTAACTTCTGGGTCTCACACCTTCATGAAGTGATAGGAAGTAAGCAGTGGTCGCAGATTCGCGACTCTACGGGCGTCTATCTTGCAAGCGTGCTTGGTCATTTCTGCCTGCAATCGGTAGATCGGAGGGAGATCCTCTCTCGGGATTACAACCCCAGCGATCTGGAGTTCCGGCAGTTCGCGGATCTGACCCAGATTGCTGAACTGATGATGCGGCAGCTCACCCGCGCGAAGAACCCTCTCTGGATGGAGTCAGCCGGTGCGCACATTCTTCTCTACGCCGGATTCTTTCAAAACCAAAACAAGGACCGGCACAACATTGAGTTCTATTCAGCCATAGGCAGAGAATGCTATCTCATGGCGGCAGTGGGAAAGAGGGAAAGGATGATGAAGCTGATGGCGGCAGGCTTTCATCAATACCTCTTCCATTTGGCCAACCTCCATCGGCATCTGCGGGAGAGTAGATATCTGATAAGGCCGGAGAACTAGATCTACTTCTAATTGACCTTATGTGGCGCGATTGGCATCGCGGGTCGCTTCGTCCTGCGGACTACGCTCGGGCCTTCGGCAGAGTGGCAGCCGCTGTGCGGCTTTTAGCAAGGCATCAGTGGAGTCTCCGGCAGGGTTCCGAATTGGTTATGTTGTGGGCGGGGTCTTTGGCGTTATCATCGCCACTATCCTTGCAGGCTTGCTTACGCGGAGCTGCACATCGCCTGTTTCACCTTGGCTGGGCTCTGTCCCACCACACTTGGCAAGGAGCCCAGAGCATGTTCGAGAAACTCATCAATCTCATCTTCGGCTGCAGTCATCCGGAGCGTCATCACTCGGCCCTCCCATTCACCCAGGATGGCAAGAGCTATCGCGTTTGCCTGAAGTGCGGAACGCCCATCGGTTTCAGCCTCGAGGACTTTGAATACATCACTCCCGGTTATCGGCGACGCAAACGCCGGGAGGCCGCGCGCACCTAGGACTGCGATGGATGGGGCACCCGGGTCTTCGTGGCGAAATTGATACTGTTGGCGAATTCAATACCAAATGACGCAGGGAGAATAGGAGCATGAAGAGCGTTCTTGTTTTGTTGGCTTTCATCGCGTCAGGCATACAGGAGGCACCGATAACTGGGCACCCCAGTCCGGCCTACGAGCGGCGCGGCGCGGTCCACCGCGAAATCGCTGAATCCTCGCCCTTCGCAAGGGAGGTAATCCAGCAGGTGGCACCCGAGCCCGGCATCCAGTTCAAAAATACGGCCAGCAACTCCCCGCAACCGTTCATCGCGATTCGGGCCGTCATTCACAACATATCCGACCACGAGCTGGTCTACGTCAACCCCCAGCAGTTCTACGATGTGTTCAACAGCAAGACCGGGGAACGCGCTCCCACGACTGATACTGGATGCTATGTCAATTTCTTCCTCGACTGTTACACCCCCACACTACCTCGAGGCATCCCGAGTACAGGGCCGCCGAAGGATGTAATCCCAGCTCACGGGTCCAAAAACCTCATGGTCGGGTACCTCGACATGGACTACCAGCTCGCTCCCGGCACATACACCGTGGTCGGATATTATTGCGCCACGCAACGCGAAGGTCCGGAGTGCTTCAAGTCAAATAAGATCACCATCTCTATTCCGGAACCCACGAAGTAAATCTTCCTGTGTGGCATTCCGCTCCGGAAAGCCCAACGACCACGAATGTTAAGGTGGACAACATTCCATTCGCCTGGCCAAACGGCGAGACCGAAGCAGCGCACTACTAAGCGACAGGTCATATCCCTGCTGCGCTTCGGAATGCCGCTGCCGCTGTTTCTGACCTACCGACCGCTGACTTGCTACTCTCAGAGCAGATGTCTCTCTCGGCACATCAGCGGATCGTGCGGCTTGCGGCGCTTACGGCGGTGCATCGGGCGTTTCACTGGCTCCATCTGCATCAGCTGCAGCTTCGGCGCTGGCAGCTTGAGATGGTGCGGATTCCTGCGCCGCCGTTTGGCGAATCGGAACGGGCGGCGTGGTTTCTGGAGCGGTTTCATGCGCTGGGGCTCTCGAATGTGCACCTCGACCAGGAGGGCAATGCGCTGGCTGAGCTGGCTCCGGAGGACGGAGACCGCGAGGCGCCGTGCATTCTGATCTCGGCGCACCTGGATACGGTCTTTCCTGCGGGGACTCCGTGCGAGCCGATGGAAGAGGCGGACAGCGCGCGTATCTATGCTCCGGGCATCTGCGACAACGGGGCGGGTTTGTCCGGGCTGCTCGGCATCGCGGCGGCACTGCGCTTTGCGAAGATTGTGCCGCCGATTCCGATTCTGTTTGCGGCAAATGTGGG
This window contains:
- a CDS encoding TonB-dependent receptor domain-containing protein; this translates as MLLFGLGVAGYAQTAVDGAVSGSVVDAGNAAIQGARIRLRNPATALEQQATSDQRGEFLAARLPPGDYEITITSPGFAIVTLQNVLVELGTVTSVPVHLPAASVSTNITVTPPEDDSPKGVTPAPPTAITSVVTQAELNQLPSLGRRWQDAALLTPTANPNEQGDNLLSFRGLAVTQNSTAIDGMNSDQSFNAVPRGADSAAAEEGSDEQQRETGSVGLNQGARRHTGTAYTFSQEAVREFRISSQDETALYGHGSGGIITTVSRGGANTLHGTGFYSARESAWGATNPFSIATHYNRGAPVSAAVKPHDLRQQFGGSVGGAAIRDRLFYFYAYDQRRRNFPAISSPADPAFFSLTATQKALLAHRGVSAAKTDAALRYLDSLTGTLARRSGQTINFGKLDWQANERHRLSAQYNRAHSSSPAGLRTSAVVDRGRASFGSAYASVDAGLVRWLWVASPAVTNELRVAYGHELQYQLPQPPLPQEPAIGPGGYAPEVSIGPQGFIFGTPAALGRKAFPEESRLQAADLVSWAHGRHLVQAGFDFSAVHDRIDALNNTEGTFHYDSGTTSGHAGGLVDWITDYTFNVNAYPSGGCPSIHAPVHEFCFRSYTQSFGQPEVSFGTQEWAAFVQDNWRVRPSLTLNLGLRYEYELEPLPQQPNAALDAVFSHVGATSVFPEDRNNIGPRVGVAWEPLGSGHGVVRAAYGVYYGILPGATIESALANTATGSSTTHVRITPSTVTYCPQAVSQGFGYACSYVTTPPAAVGLTTTATVFDRRFRLPMVEQGSLSVEREVGAGVVASAAYLVNLDRQLPNSVDINIAPSTATRVFQLQGGTGAVGVRDGERFVLPVYTQRISANYGPVTDIVSNTNASYNALSLEARRRSRGGLDFRASWTWAKAIDYGQSSSAAPRINNQTDPFSVAYDKGLSRLNFPHKLVASAVWTPRLRVPELWLQRAGSGWSIAGIFTERSGRPYSYEIFGGTRLSGGRESINGSGGAVYLPTVGRDTLRLPDTANLDLRLSRTVPMTEHVHARAFAEVFNVANHVNYSGIVQRAFLVGTPVAGVTPLIFQDAAAIATEGLNQQPFGTFTAASAGSSGERQVQVGLRVEF
- a CDS encoding tRNA pseudouridine synthase A; this encodes MPHWKLTLAYDGTPYNGWQIQPNLPTVQGTLARVIQQITGEHVLPQGSGRTDTGVHALGQVASVTLASPIPGSNLQRALNHSLPPSIRVVRVEEVGEDFHARHSAVRKTYEYRIATQAICPPTLAPYVWNCTWPLDLAAMNEGAAHVVGTHDFTSFAATDPDLAARDNGEDSDEDDLGDAGDSSVMVKTAVRTIHRSGWHRDGELLVYRVTGSGFLHHMVRNLVGTFVDVGRGRTPAGAVPAILAARSRPAAGPTAPPQGLFLLDVEY